The following nucleotide sequence is from Hevea brasiliensis isolate MT/VB/25A 57/8 chromosome 7, ASM3005281v1, whole genome shotgun sequence.
TTAACAAATTATATTGATGAAGAATGGAAAATGCGGAAAATGGACTAATTCCAAGCCAAATTGTATTGATGTAGGCATAGGATCGAAGTTAAACAATGAAAAATGTGCATAGTTGTTGTAGAATGGTTCGTCCATGGaataaaatactaaaaaaataaacCATTGAAGACTAATTAAACAAGTCTTCATTTGTTTCCTGTACTGCAGACTAGGTCAATGACTCCCATCTATATATAAATACACTTGTTTCCCTTGCAAAATTATTCACAAGCACCACTAAGCTCAAGCAATCTTCCTGAGTAAAAAGCTAGAGAAATCCAGCCTAGCCTAATTAACTACAACATGAAAGGAGCTTATTTCCTTGTAGCTTTTGTCTTCCTGGCTTTATCTTCCTCGTTTGCCTTTGCCTTCGACCCTAGCCCTCTTCAAGACTTTTGTGTTGCAATCAATGACCCCAAGGATGGTGGTATGTGATGTGCATTTCTAGATTAATTTCCATCTAAttgctttctttttcttttttccccaTATGTTAGATTTGTTCCATTAATTTGAAGTAGATTACCTGAGATTGTCCCCATTTTTAATTGTTGTTCTTAATTTACTGTTAACCAACGTAATTTTGCATGCAGTGCTTGTGAATGGGAAATTCTGCAAGGACCCAATGCTTGCAACGGCAAATGACTTCTCTTTTCGGGTCTCAACATTCCAGGAAATACATCAAATCAAGTTGGATCAAATGTAACTCTTCTAAATGTTGACAAAATACCAGGACTCAACACTCTTGGTATATCATTAGCCCGTATTGACTTTGCACCATATGGAGGCCTAAACCCACCCCACACTCATCCTCGTGCCACAGAAATCCTAGTAGTTTTGAAAGGCACCTCTATGTGGGTTTTGTCACGTCAAACCCCAACCGCCTCATTACCAAAGTTCTAAATGCAGGAGATGTTTTTGtgtttccaattggtctcattcaCTTTCAGTTCAACATTGGTGAAACTAATGCAGTTGCTATTGCTGGATTGAGCAGCCAAAATCCAGGAGTTATCACAATTGCAAATGCACTGTTTGGATCTAATCCACCAATTAACCCAGATGTTCTTACCAAGGCATTCCAATTGGACAAGAATGTGGTGAACTATCTTCAGAAACTATTCTAAATCAACTACCATTGGAGAATGCAGTTGATGATTTTTAGAAATTTTCCATATTGTTTTGATCATTATAAATGGTTGTAACATAATAAAGAGGTTCCTTTATGCCTCTCCACGTTGATTAATACATTATAGAATGCAGTTTGTTTAAGTACTTCTGTCTCTCTTAAACATACTAATATATAAAGCCACAATATAAGTGCTAACTCAAGAATGAATAATTCAAAATCATAATTGTGAAGGATAATATTATCCTCGTTGCCTAGTCGAAGGCTTTTTATCAATGTAACTATCAATTTTCGCCTGAACCGGACTGACTGGTTTTGGTCAATCAAAGTTTACCGGTTTGGATTCTGAGTTAGATCGGTCAGCTTTCAACTCCGAACCAGACAGCAGCCATGATTATGATCATACAATTCAATGTCATTATGATCCATccaatcatcatcatcatctagaAAATCTAATAAATGAACCTTCTTACTTCAATGTTTGAATATGTGAAGCCAGATCTGGCAATTTGACATCGATCTTGAATCTTCTGTAGTCGCTTGCATCTAACTGCAGGAGGCACTAATTTTCTTGCCAAACTAATAATTGTTATTGGTGAAATTCATTCTCGGCATTTTTGCAAGTTGTCATTTCACGTTAATTTCCTCTAATTGCCTGAGAAGCTTGTGGATTATGGCACCATAAATGGATAGATAGAAGGGCCTGAAATGGAGGGGAACTCATATATAGGACGCTTTTATTGCTAAGGTCTTCTTAAGATATGCCTGAGGATATAGGGCAATAAGCGTCCAAGCCTATGGGTGGGGGGCATGAGGGGTGGCGTGGGTGGGGATGGGGTTGGGGGTGGGGCGGGGTTATGACaaggtgattttttttttttttttttttaagcaccTAATATGTTGGCCTATTCTTCAAATCTTGTTAAACAAGAACTTTTAAGGCCCTTTCAACTTGATTAACTACACGTCTCCAGTACATAACTCCCCATCCCACATACTCTGGGAGTATTCCAATAGGCAATAGATGTTCAAATTGTGCCTACAATGTCATTAACTGGGTTCCCAACAAGAAAATTATAGTCTTTTTATTTTCAACTACTCTTTACTCCTTCCAGAATtgttgatgtgctagtaacttgtAGGATACATGTCACTCTGCAATTACTCCACATTAATCAACTAAAGAAGAAAACATGGATTAAGGAAGGAAGGACTACCCATATCGTATTGATGTAAGCATGGAATTTATTAGGCACGAAGAAAAATTAGTTGTTGTAGAATAGTTCATCCATAGAAATGAAAAACAAAGATTAACCACTGAAGACCAATTAAGCAATTATTCATTAATTTCTTGGACTGCGCAGATAACAAGGACTTGTTCTTAATAAAATcggatttataaaaaaaaaaagggtctaCTTCAATAACTCCAAACCCATCTATAAATACACTTGTTTCCCATGCAAGATTTCCAACCCACACTCAGCTCAAGCTGTCTCACAGAGTAAAAAGCTAAAGACATCCAGCCTAGCCTAGTTAATTACAACATGAAAGGAGCTCATTTCCTTGTAGCTTTTGTCCTTCTGGCTTTGTCTTCTTCCTTTGCCTTTGCCTTCGACCCTAGTCGTCTTCaagacttttgtgttgccaccaaTGACCCCAAGGATGGTGGTATGTGATGTGATTTCTATGATTaacttttcttctttctcttttcttctgtaaattctgGATGGTGTGTTCTATTTCAGTATCACTTTTACTTTATCTATATATGTGATGTAGTTTATTAGCTTCCATCCATTTGAACAAGACTATTAACTGAGATTGATTTACACACTTAATTTTCGATGCAGTGTTCGTGAATGGAAAGTTCTGCAGAGACCCGATGCTTGCAACAGCAAACGATTTCTCTTTTTCTGGTCTCAACATCCCAGGAAATACATGAAATCAAGTTGGATCAAATGTGACTCTTATAAATGTTGACAAAATTCCAGGACTCAACACTCTTGGTATATCTATAGCTCGCATTGACTTTGCGCCATACGGAGGCCTAAACCCACCACACATTCATCCTCGTGCCACAGAGATTCTAGTAGTCCTGGAAGGCACCCTGTATGTCGGTTTTGTCACATCAAACCCCAATCGCCTCATTACCAAAGTTCTAAATGCAGGAGATGTTTTTGtttttccaattggtctcattcaCTTTCAATTCAACATTGGAAATACTAATGCAGTTGCTATTGCTGGACTAAGCAGCCAAAATCCATGAGTCATCACAATTGCAAATGCAGTATTTGGATCCAATCCACCAATTAACCCTGATGTTCTGGCCAAGGCATTCCAATTGGACAAGAATGTGGTGAACTATCTTCAGAAACAATTCTGGGTCAACAACCATTAGAAAGTGGTTGATAATATATATTTAGCAACTTTCCATATTGTTTTGACCTGTATACCAATGTTTTAACACAATAAGGAGGCATTAATACGCCTCTCAGCGTTGATGTTGAGTCCACAATAATACTGCAGATTGTTTAAGCTCTTTATCTCCAAGTTATTCTTTCTAATTGGCTGCAATGTAGGCAACATTAtctccaattttattttttagacAAATTGCAATTGGTATTTGAAAGTGAAATAAAATTGCAAAACTAGAATAAAAAGATggaataaaatttacaaaaacattaatatatatatatatatatatatatatatatatatatatatatatatatatatatatatatatatatatatatatatatatatattttactgtCATTAGATCAAAatcaatattaataaataatgagGTTTAAATCATTCACTtgtttttaaagaaaaaatgGTGTATAAATATGTTGATCACATAACCTCACCCAGGACTATATCTTAGAATATTTAAACGAAATTAATTGGACATAAATATATTACCACATTGAAAAATCAATAATGAAATTCGAACTTAAAACTCTTAAAGTTCAGGACTATATCTTAAAATCTTTAAACGAGACTGATTGgacataaatatattacaacattGAAAAATCAACAATGAGATTCAAACTTAAAACTCTTAAAGTTGAAGACTTTGTTTATGAATCTATTAATAGATGCTGCTTCAAATCCAACACCAATTGCCTTGACCATGACCATGTCTCTGAGAAAATAACTTGTCACATcatatgtataattaattaaatatgtaccTATAATGTCTGAAATTGGATTGCTTTACTACTCCACTTTCTTCcgcaaaatttattattttagtatttgaAGAAGCAGTCATTAACTACTTTCCAAATTCTATCaccttttaaaataatttttatattggaagttaatttaatttttattaaaaaaattaaattgacaaaAATCCCATTGAAATATTACTTGAAAAAGGAAATGGATGTTAAATCACATCTTGTTTGAAGTTTATGATCTCAAATTTTATCTCAATAAAAATCCAAATTATTCATCGGGTcaccataaaaaaaaatttagattattttaaattgtgagtcATTTTATGTTAAAATGttgaatttatttaaaaataataattttatttatttaattcttggATCAACGttcaaattaattgaattaagtcCAAAACATCACTAATTGATTGATACACATTCTAAGTGAAAATAGAAAAGCGTAATGATGAATAAACAATTAGAGACGTCAAGTAAAatatttctaattaaataaaactatttttaaattaaaaataattttaatcattatattttcattaataaCAATTTTTGCATTGTAAAATAGTCATCTCATAGGACGAACCTTTATTTGTTCCAAAATAACTTAGGTAGATATAACAATATTTTATGTGATGATATTTTTTCATTCCCATTAATATTTGGAGACATTATTTAAAAGTTTTGAAATCTTTTCATTtcgtcttttttttttccttgcttagtcttggaatttttttttttccttagtcTTGCAACAATgctattctatttctttttttttttttattcatttaattttatagatGAACCATTCTACAGCAACTCTAAATAAACATTTTTTGTATAGCTTCCAAAATATAATTCAATCAGCTTGGAACTAGTaagtttttcaatttcttttttatattttttccctATTTTAATTTCTCATTCTGCTCTAGTAAATCTTTAATCATactaataaagaacaactttgcgTAGCATGCACTAAATAACCCATGAGGTGAAGTCGAACACACCATAGATAGACCTTTTCATTGAAAGAAAATTTAAGTTATGGTATGAATTAATCAAGTCAAATATCAACCATTTATGCCCAAATTAAAATAtttggaaggaaaaaaaaaaaaaagatctttCCAAATGGTAAAGAAATCAATCCATGCATTATCCAGGGTGGATAACTTTCAACTGCATTGACTTTGCCCCAACCAAAGAAATAACTTGCCACTgcatatgcatatatatatatatatatttatcatcCCATATGTTTTTACAAACCATATTATCAATTAAAATAGATGTTAAAATTGCATCTACAAAGGCAACAAGAAGATTTCagtctttttcttttaattactcTTTGCTTGTTCCAGAATTGTTGTCATACAAATAACTTGTAGGGTACATGTTACTCTGCAATTACTCTATTGATTAGCTAAGACGAAAACATGGAAAGAAGGAAGGACTGGTTCCAACCCAAATTTTATTGATGTAAGCATAGGAAGGTATATAGACATGAAGAAAAATGTGTATAGTTGTTGTAGAATGCTTCATCCACGGAATAGAAAAACCAAAAATCAACTGCTGAAGACCATTTAAgcaaatcttcattaatttaatgTAGGACTAGGTCAATGACTCCAAACCCCATCTATAAATACACTTGTTTCCCATGCAGGATTTCCCATCTCCACTCAGCTCAAGCACTCTTCCTGAGTAAAAATCTAGAGACATCCAGCCTAGCTTAGCCTAATTAATTACAACATGAAAGGAGCTCATTTCCTAGTAGCTTTTGTCCTACTGGCTTTGTCATCCTCCTTTGCCTTTGCCTTCGACCCTAGTCCTCTTCAAGACTTTTGTGTTGCCATCAATGACCCCAAGGATGGGGGtatgattaaattttttttctttctatctcaTTTATTCCATACATTGTTGGTTGTGTGTTCTATTTCAGTATCACTTTTCCTTCATCTATACATGTGATGCAATTTATTAGCTTCCATCAATTTGAACAAGATTATTATCTGAGATTGATTTCCCAACTTAATTTTCCATGCAGTGTTCGTGAATGGAAAGTTCTGCAGAGACCCGATGCTTGCAACAGCAAACGATTTCTCTCTTTCGGGTCTCAACATCCCAGGAAATACATCAAATCAAGTTGGATCAAATGTAACTCTTTTAAATGTTGATAAAATACCAGGGCTCAACACTCTTGGTATATCTATAGCTCGTATTGACTTTGCACCATACGGAGGCCTAAACCCACCACACATTCATCCTCGTGCCACAGAGATTCTAGTAGTCTTGGAAGGCACCCTGTATGTGGGTTTTGTTACATCAAACCCCAATCGACTCATTACCAAAGTTCTAAATGCAGGAGATGTTTTTGtgtttccaattggtctcattcaCTTTCAATTCAACATTGGAAATACTAATGCAGTTGCTATTGCTGGACTGAGCAGCCAAAATCCAGGAGTCATCACAATTGCAAATGCAGTGTTTGGATCTAATCCACCAATTAACCCTGATGTTCTGGCTAAGGCATTCCAATTGGACAAGAATGTGGTTAACTATCTTCAGAAACAGTTCTGGGTCAACAACCATTAGAAAATTGTTGATAATATATATTTAGTTGCTTATTGTTTTGTTCAGTATATCAAGGTTGTAATACAATAAGAAGGCGCTAGCGCGCCTCACAATGTTGATTTTGAGTCGACAGTAATACTGTGCTCTGTTTTCTTTATCTGCCAATACCGTCATTTTCACTCTTACTTCCCATGTTTTCTTTCTTTAAACTATTATTCTTTCTAATTGGCTGGAACCTAGGCAACATCAtctccaattttattttttagacAAATTGCCATTAATATTTGAAAgtgaaataaaattacaaaattagaattaaaaaaattaaataaatttataaaaacatTAACAAGTCAGATTTCTTTTTTTACCATCATTTGGccaaaatgaaaattaataaataatgagATTTAAAACTTTAACTTTTCAAACAAAGGGTGGACACAGGCTGACCACACACCTAGTAGAAAGTGTTGCATCGTGAATCATCCTCATTTCACCTTTATCGGGCCAAAACTTAGTAAACTTCTGTGAATAGGGTTAATTGGATATAAATATGCTACCACATCAAGTTTGTTGGTGAGAACCTGAAACTTTTCAAATTAAATGAATCTTCCTTACCACCTAAATCAACCCATTAGAAATTTTGTAACGTGGGGTTTCaactaaaagaaaaaaagaaatctaTCCATTAAATATCCAGTGTAGAGCTAATTTGGACTTTGTTTAAGAATCTGTTGCTAGATGCTGCTTCTTCAAATTCAACACTAACCAGTCTATGAGATAATAACTTCTAATTGCCTTGACTATGATGGCGATGTCTTTGAGATAATAACTTGTCACAACATACGTAcaatgaattaaatatgttatctATGCACCTTTAAATTCTGAAATTGGGTTGCTCTACTCCACTCctagaaattttattattttagtatttgtagaagcaTTCATTAACCACTTTCCAAATTCATGCATCATTCATTATCACCCTTTCAAATGATTTTTATATTGGAAtatcatataattttaataaaaaattaaatcgacCAAAAAGTCCCAttgaaagaattttttttttaatttgacaaTTTATTCATAAGAATCATAATATAAGTACAACATAATTTCTCTCATAAGAGGAAGAAAATACAAATATAGACAATTAAAAACTTATATTCTGATATAACTTTGGAAGAGGATAATAATCTTTTGGATTTTTAGATGGTAAAAGAAACCTTGCAATGCTCTCTCATGAATTACTTTTGTAACCGGCAGAAGAAAAAAAATAccaaattttaatggaggaatgtGCTACACTATCAGTTTTTATTGATAGAAGATCATTACTCGAACTTGAAGATtcaaagtctcaaaataaaagaaATCATTTGTACACACTATGTTTTGAACTGCTAAAAAGTCTATCAAAATTGgaagaaacaaaaataaaaataaaactccACTAAGAGTGATAGGATTCCCAGTAATGGAAGGGTAAGGCCCTAATATTATCATAGAACTTTATACATATTTCAAAGGAATacaaatatgaaaatttattaaaaaaaaagaaaatgataaaaaaatcaaTATGAGGATAATTATTGCTGGGAAACTTACcattttttgtaaaaaaaattaaaaaaagaaaaagaaaaatgatgaACAAGATGGAAAAAGGCATTGAAAGATTACTTTGATTGTTCTTGAAAATGGAAATGGATGTTAAATCGCAAAATCAAGATTCGAGTTTAGCTCAAATTTCATCTCAATAACAATCCAGTTTATTccaatattaaaaatt
It contains:
- the LOC131181697 gene encoding germin-like protein subfamily 1 member 17, with product MKGAHFLVAFVLLALSSSFAFAFDPSPLQDFCVAINDPKDGVFVNGKFCRDPMLATANDFSLSGLNIPGNTSNQVGSNVTLLNVDKIPGLNTLGISIARIDFAPYGGLNPPHIHPRATEILVVLEGTLYVGFVTSNPNRLITKVLNAGDVFVFPIGLIHFQFNIGNTNAVAIAGLSSQNPGVITIANAVFGSNPPINPDVLAKAFQLDKNVVNYLQKQFWVNNH